One genomic region from Asterias amurensis chromosome 7, ASM3211899v1 encodes:
- the LOC139939673 gene encoding uncharacterized protein, whose amino-acid sequence MKERHGETIELLTTGRPAETSTTGVDHEDNSKRNEHRKLNMPVVVIMITGKVVGGGLLLVPIALSNMGWYGFIFLFLCCVTSAFTGVLLSRSWLVLMRWYPDEYLDEINRHPYPSIGYVAFGDAGRRVTAILTAIYGFGFTVASYLLVADVVQLIFVKLLHVQVSMCALIATAVLSAAPLLWFGSPKDMIIVCIVSGSTSVLGYLSLGIGSLLDIGAYPDTVHAKPTVFSVLGSLGLIMTAFGGQFVIPTIQHDMKNPEDMPISAIMGYCGIGVIYATLGLVSCLVYGDLFEVVGSDSIIDLITTESFQFIAIVCISIHMLIAGVLLNNPLFQDLENYLDIPYTITWKRILLRSVFSILVVCVALSVPSFSSYLAVVGGAIAALVNGILPCVVYVRLASMEAPAGKKPEGPLKWYFTLAILTVIVLSTCGGLVSTVTGITNLINNENNSTLPCYIQFH is encoded by the exons GAGCACCGTAAACTGAATATGCCAGTTGTGGTGATTATGATCACTGGGAAAGTCGTAGGGGGAGGTCTCCTGCTAGTTCCGATCGCCTTGAGTAATATGG GTTGGTATGGCTTTATCTTCCTTTTCCTTTGCTGCGTGACGTCAGCTTTTACAGGAGTCCTCCTGTCGAGGTCGTGGCTCGTACTCATGCGCTGGTACCCGGACGAGTACCTGGATGAGATCAATAGGCATCCGTACCCTTCCATCGGTTACGTGGCATTTGGGGATGCTGGAAG GCGAGTGACTGCCATTTTAACCGCCATCTACGGGTTTGGGTTTACGGTTGCGTCTTACCTCCTAGTGGCAGACGTTGTTCAGTTAATATTCGTCAAGCTCCTTCATGTGCAAGTTTCTATGTGTGCCTTGATTGCCACTGCTGTGCTTTCCGCAGCTCCCTTGCTGTGGTTTGGGTCACCAAAGGATATGAT AATCGTTTGTATAGTATCCGGCTCCACTAGCGTGCTGGGATACCTATCTCTTGGCATTGGATCCCTGCTGGACATTGGTGCCTATCCTGACACTGTTCATGCCAAACCAACAGTGTTTTCAGTACTTGGCTCTCTTGGTCTCATTATGACGGCATTTGGTGGACAGTTTGTTATACCTACAATCCAGCACGATATGAAGAACCCAGAGGACATGCCCATTTCAGCAATAATGGGGTATTGTG GTATCGGTGTGATCTATGCTACACTCGGTCTCGTTAGCTGTCTTGTCTACGGGGATCTATTTGAAGTCGTCGGTTCAGATAGCATCATCGATCTGATCACAACAGAGTCCTTCCAGTTCATAGCGATAGTATGCATCTCTATTCATATGCTCATTGCAGGCGTTCTTTTAAACAATCCTCTATTTCAAGATTTGGAAAACTACTTGGATATTCCTTACA CCATCACATGGAAACGGATTTTACTTAGGTCAGTCTTCTCAATTTTGGTAGTGTGTGTTGCTCTTTCTGTCCCGAGCTTCTCGTCTTATCTCGCTGTCGTTGGGGGCGCCATTGCGGCATTGGTAAACGGCATTCTACCCTGTGTTGTGTATGTAAGGCTCGCATCCATGGAAGCACCGGCCGGCAAGAAGCCAGA AGGTCCGTTGAAATGGTACTTCACCCTAGCTATTCTCACAGTCATTGTTTTATCTACGTGTGGTGGTCTGGTGTCGACCGTGACGGGCATAACCAACCTGATTAATAATGAGAACAACTCAACACTGCCATGCTATATCCAGTTCCATTAA